The Setaria viridis chromosome 6, Setaria_viridis_v4.0, whole genome shotgun sequence genome includes the window GCCTCTTgatgctcccgccgccgccgctagacGAGGACGTGTCGCCGCTGCTGGCCGTCTTGCGGTCCATGACGCCGCGCAGCGCCTCCTGGATGGACGCGACGAGCTCGtgcctccggtggtggtgggaggCGCGGGCTCCgcagccgtcggcggcggcgtcgtcgtcttCACCGCCGTGGCCGCCTCCCACGTCGTCGTGTTGGCGACCTTCTTCCTCCTGaccgccatcgtcgtcgtcggcggtggTGATGAGGAGCACGTTGCGGACCCGGCCGCCGAGCGTGGCGAtctcggcgcggcgcgcgcggaggcggagcgcgcCGAGCGCGCGGGCGATGTCCGGGATGAGGCCCGCACGGTCCTCGCAGCACAGCGACGCCCGCACGAGGAGCCTCCCCTCGCCGTCCTCCCCCGCGTCCACCGCCAGCTCGTCTGACTCCGTCGGAAGGAGCAGgttccgccgcgccgccgccgaagcctcctcctcctccccctcccccgcggcGCCCAGCACCGCCGACGTCTGCCGCTTCAGCTCCTTCACGTGCTCGATCACCTCCGCCAGCAGCGACGCCTTGTCCGTCTGCAGCAGCGAAGTAACCAAACAGAAGAAGAGATCAGCGCCATCATTAGCCGCTTTGAATCGATCAAATCAAGCTAGCTTCGGTTAGATGCATGCGACTATGCGAGTATAATTGCTACAGTGCAAGTAGGCTTGCTGGCTGGCTGTGGCTGCAGGTGTAGTG containing:
- the LOC117860981 gene encoding uncharacterized protein codes for the protein MWEAGGVHGSHEALLLQAAGSGAGADYGHAGPALLPWLGTAAAPGFSYMAPHHHHHQGPPPFGAEAAPFGFGGGYGEGAGGVGPQLGVFGLEPPHLPAPPPHGLLAAAGGGAGVPQGSRMVSGLLGTLQAELGRMTAKEIMDAKALAASRSHSEAERRRRQRINSHLARLRSLLPNTTKTDKASLLAEVIEHVKELKRQTSAVLGAAGEGEEEEASAAARRNLLLPTESDELAVDAGEDGEGRLLVRASLCCEDRAGLIPDIARALGALRLRARRAEIATLGGRVRNVLLITTADDDDGGQEEEGRQHDDVGGGHGGEDDDAAADGCGARASHHHRRHELVASIQEALRGVMDRKTASSGDTSSSSGGGGSIKRQRMSGAHEQGSL